Below is a window of Streptomyces sp. ITFR-16 DNA.
GTTCCGCGTACCGGCCGGCCTCGGGAAAGCACTCCCCGAACACCTCCCGGGCCTCGTCGGGCGCCTGGGGAAGCGCTACTTCCTCCGTCACGGGAACCGTCCTTCCATACCGCATTACCGCACCATGGGTGGCTGACTATCAGGCTGACAAGGATCGGCCCCGTCTGCGAACAGACGGGGCCGACAGAAGAGAGGCCGGTCAGGCCGGCAGGACGACGACGAAGCGCTGCGGCTCCTCGCCCTCCGATTCGCTGCGCAGGCCTGCGGCCGCGACCGCGTCGTGCACAACCTTGCGCTCGAACGGCGTCATCGGGTCCAGCTTCACCGGGGCACCGGTGCTCTTGACCTCGTCCGCGGCCTTGGCACCCAGCTCGGCGAGCTCCGTGCGCTTCTTGGCCCGGAACCCGGCGATGTCCAGCATCAGACGGCTCCGGTCACCGGTCTCCCGGTGCACGGCCAGCCGCGTCAGCTCCTGGAGTGCCTCCAGCACCTCACCGTCGCGGCCCACGAGCTTCTGCAGTTCACGTGCCGATTCACTGATGATCGAGACCGCGGCCCGGTCCGCCTCGACATCCATGTCGATGTCGCCGTCCAGGTCGGCGATGTCGAGCAGGCCCTCGAGGTAGTCCGCTGCGATCTCCCCTTCCTGCTCGAGGCGGGTCAAGGTGTCGCTGCCCTCAGCGGCCGTGGAGGTGGTGCCTTCCGTCACGGATGGACTCCTTCTTACTTCTTGGACGGGTGCTTGGGCCGCTGCGGGCCCTTGCGCTGTCCGGACTTGGCTTGGCGTGAGGAGCCGGACGCGGGCTTACCCGCCGGCTTGGGCTTTTCGGTCTGCGCGGCGCCCTTGTCCAGGGAGGTCTTTGCCGTGGATTCGTCGGCCTCGCCGTCCTTGGCCGTGCCCTGGTGGCCGGCACCGGTCTGCCGCTTCGCCTTGGTCTGACGCTTGGGCTGCTGGCGCCGCTGCGGCGCTCCGCCCTCGGCCTCGGCGACGGCGGTGTCACTCTTGACCACCGAGCCGTCCTCCTGCGGAGCGAGGCCGAGCTTGGCCAGTCCGGTGACGAACTTGCGCTCGATGTCGTTGCGGTCCGGGCCCTTGGCCACGATCCGCTTGACCGTGTTGCGCCGGGTCCGGCCGCGGACCTCGCCGTGCGTGGTCACGCTCTTCAGCAGGCGGCCGAGGTACTGCTCCTGCGCCTTGCTGCCCGGCGTCGGGTTCTGGTTGATCACGTACATCTGCTGACCCATGGTCCAGACGTTGGTGGTCAGCCAGTAGACGAGGACACCGACGGGGAAGTTGATGCCCATGACGGCGAAGATCAGCGGGAAGATGTACATCAGCATCTTCTGCTGCTGCATGTACGGCGTCTTGACCGTCAGGTCGACGTTCTTCGTCATCAGCTGGCGCTGCGTGAAGAACTGCGAGGCCGACATCATCACGATCATGACCGCGGTGACGACCCGGACATCGGTCAGCGAGGCGCCGAGCGCGTCGACCTTCTCCGCGCTGTCCATGAACTTGGCGGCCAGCGGGGCACCGAAGATGTGGGCCTGACGGGCGCTGTCCAGCAGCGACTGGTCGATGACGCCGATCTTCTTGTTCGACGCGATGGCCGAGAGCACGTGGTACAGAGCGAAGAAGAACGGCGACTGGGCGATGATCGGAAGGCACGAGGAGAGCGGGTTGGTGCCCGTCTCCTTGTACAGCTTCATCATCTCTTCGGACTGTCGCTGCTTGTCGCTCTTGTAGCGCTCTTGGATCGCCTTCATCTTCGGCTGGAGCACCTGCATGTTCCGCGTCGACTTGATCTGCTTGACGAACAGCGGGATCAGGCAGATGCGGATCAGGACCACGAGGGACACGATGGACAGACCCCAGGCCCATCCCGTGTCGGGGCCGAAGATCGCCCCGTACAACTTGTGGAACTGGACGATGACCCAGGAAACGGGCCATGTGATGAAGCTGAACAGACTGGCAATCGTGTCCACTAATCAGGCTCCTTGAGCATTGGGCGAAGTCTCTGCGGCCGAGCTCGGAAGATCGGTGGCCGATCCCCCGGGAGGCACATCAGCGGCGGAGTCCCCGCCCTTGTTGCCGCGCATGGCACTGCGCAGCAGTTCGTGCCAACGCGGACGTTTGCGTGGTGGAACGTGATCCACGCCGCCGGGTGACCACGGATTGCATCGCAGGATGCGCCAGGCTGTCAGCGCCGTTCCCTTGATCGCTCCGTGCCGGTCGATCGCCGTATATCCATAGTGGGAACACGACGGGTAGTAGCGGCATACAGGCCCGAGAAGTGGGCTGATCGTCCACTGGTACAGCTTGATGAGAGCCAGCAGCGGGTACTTCATCGCGCGCCCCCTCCCAGCAGCCGCTGAAGAGCGGCATCCAGGTCTCGGGCCAGCTGTTCATGGTCGGCGTCGCCCGCACCGGGCAACGCGCGTACGACAACCAGGCTACCGGGGGGCAGCAGGGCAAGCCGCTCTCGGACCAGATGACGGAGCTTCCGCTTCACCGCTGTGCGGACGACCGCACCACCCACTGCTTTGCTGACAACGAAACCCGCACGCGGCGGGGGAGCAGTCTCCCCAGTCACGTGCGGGTCCGTTGCACCGCTGCGTAGATGGACGACGAGTAGCGGGCGGCCGGCCCTGCGTCCTCGCCGTACTGCGGTCGCGAAGTCCTCGCGCCGCCTCAGCCGATTCTCGGTAGGCAGCACGTCATGACGACCTGTACGCGATCAGGCGGACAGGCTGGCGCGGCCCTTGCCACGGCGGGACGCGAGGATCGCGCGGCCGGCACGGGTCCGCATCCGCAGACGGAAACCGTGGGTCTTCGCGCGACGACGGTTGTTCGGCTGGAAGGTGCGCTTGCTCACTCGGGGGCTCCAGTAATGATCGTTTATTGGCGGGACATCGCCTGGCTGTCACCGTGCGCCCACGAGAGACTCGCGTAAACGCCCTAGTTGCACCGCTTCACAATCACAGATCGTGATCTTTGCCCATCGGAGGCAGGCGGCAGCAGCCATCGACAACTCGACCTGGTCACGGTACGCGCGGCTACGCCATCCGGTCAAACCGACCTCGTCGGACCCCCCATTGTGCACAGCCTGTGGACAACGACTTGAACCGCGCGGGTCGGCCTGACTACCGTGGCTGAACTCCGGTTCTTTTTCTTCCCGCCTGCCGGTCCTCACCCATCCCGACCCATACCGTCCCGAGAACCACACATTCGTGGGACCAGCGAGAGAGCGTGCCTTGTGGCTGATGTACCTGCCGATCTTGCCGCAGTGTGGCCACGAGTGCTGGAGCAACTCCTCGGGGAGGGCCAGCAGGGCATCGAGCCGAAGGACAAACAGTGGATCGAGCGCTGTCAGCCGCTCGCCCTGGTAGCCGACACCGCGCTCCTGGCCGTCCCCAACGAATGGGGCAAGCGCGTCCTCGAAGGCCGTCTCGCACCGCTCATCAGCGAGACGCTGAGCCGCGAGTGCGGCCGGACCATCCGGATCGCGATCACGGTGGACGACTCCGCCGGTGAGCCGCCGAACCCGCCGGCGCCCCCGATGCACCAGTCCCAGCAGCCGCAGCAGCACCAGCAGCAGCAGTCCCCGCAGCACCGCTACCAGGGCCCGCAGCACGACGAGCGGCAGCACGGCGGCAACGACGGGTACGACGGCTACGGACACCGGCCCTCGGACGACGGCATGCCGACCGCCCGGCCCGCCTACCCCGACTACCAGCAGCAGCGCCCCGAGCCCGGCGCCTGGCCGCGCACGCAGGAGGACCTCTCCTGGCAGCAGCCCCGGCTCGGCGGTTTCCAGGACCGCGACACGTCCGCCGAGCAGTGGCGCGAGCCGTACGGGGGCGGCCGCCCCCAGCAGCACGACTACCGGCAGCAGCCCCCCGAGCGCCAGGGCCAGGGCGGCTACGAGCCCCAGCGCCCCGAGCGCCACGAGATGCAGGAGCCGCAGCACCGGCAGGGCGGCGGCACCGGCCGGCCCGGCGGCTCCACCGGTCCGATGGGCGCGCAGCCGGCTCCGGCACCCGGGCCCGGTGAGCCGCACGCCCGGCTGAACCCGAAGTACCTCTTCGACACCTTCGTGATCGGGGCCTCGAACCGGTTCGCGCACGCTGCGGCCGTCGCGGTCGCCGAAGCGCCCGCCAAGGCGTACAACCCGCTCTTCATCTACGGGGAGTCGGGGCTCGGCAAGACCCACCTGCTGCACGCCATCGGGCACTACGCCCGCAGCCTCTACCCGGGTACCCGGGTGCGGTACGTGAGCTCCGAGGAGTTCACCAACGAGTTCATCAACTCGATCCGCGACGGCAAGGGCGACACCTTCCGCAAGCGGTACCGCGATGTCGACATCCTTCTCGTCGACGACATCCAGTTCCTGGCGAGCAAGGAGTCGACGCAGGAGGAGTTCTTCCACACCTTCAATACGCTCCACAACGCCAACAAGCAGATCGTGCTGTCCTCGGACCGCCCGCCCAAGCAGCTGGTGACGCTGGAGGACCGCCTGCGGAATCGTTTCGAGTGGGGGCTGACCACCGATGTGCAGCCTCCGGAGCTCGAGACGCGTATCGCGATCCTGCGCAAGAAGGCGGTGCAGGAGCAGCTCAACGCGCCGCCGGAGGTCCTGGAGTTCATCGCCTCCCGTATCTCGCGCAACATCCGTGAGCTGGAGGGCGCCCTCATCCGGGTGACGGCCTTCGCCAGCCTCAACCGCCAGCCGGTGGACCTGGGTCTGACCGAGATCGTGCTGAAGGACCTGATCCCGGGCGGCGAGGACTCGGCCCCGGAGATCACGGCGACGGCCATCATGGCGGCGACCGCGGACTACTTCGGGCTGACGGTGGAGGACCTCTGCGGATCCTCGCGCAGCCGGGTCCTGGTGACGGCCCGCCAGATCGCGATGTATCTGTGCCGCGAGCTGACGGATCTCTCGCTGCCCAAGATCGGCGCGCAGTTCGGCGGCCGGGACCACACGACGGTGATGCACGCCGACCGCAAGATCCGGGCGCTGATGGCGGAGCGCCGCTCCATCTACAACCAGGTCACCGAGCTCACCAACCGCATCAAGAACGGCTGACCGCACGCGTCGCCGGCTGCGTCGAGGGCGCTGTGCGGACTCCTCAGGAGTCCGCACAGCGCCCTTTTCCATGCCCTTGGGCGTCTCCGGGGCAGCTCCGAGGCGTCTCCGAGGCGGTTCCCGCGCGCCGCCGCGAGGCTCCTGGCCTGCCGCGCTGTTCGAATCGGTGCCGCAGATGGGGCGTTCTCCACAGATCCGGGAAGAATTTTCCCTCCACAGCCTGGGGATCCAAAAGTTGTCCATACTGCTTCCACAGGCACGCCCGCCGATACTCCATCAGGCCAGCTCAGGGGCCTGGGGATTTGTGGTCAAGAATGATCCACAGGCTGTGGACAAGTTTTCCGTCCACAGGGCGCGCTCCCGGTTGTCCACCGGCGGCCCACAGGCCGACGGCTGTTTTCCCCAGAAGGAGCAGGCTTCTCCACACCGCTGTCCACTGTTCGGCAACACAACACCCGCGTTCACCGCCCCGAGTGAAAGGCGTCACACCAAGAGGGTCGGTTGGGCTGTGGGGAAGGTGGGTAAAGCTGGGGACAGACCTGGGGAGAAACCGCCCTCCCCTGTGCATCGGTTGTGCAGAACTTTCGGGTGTCCACAGAAACCCCGGGTTGTCCACCGGTGCCGCCCACAGGGCCGGTGGATAAAAAACAGGGCCTGACCTGGGAAAACGACGTTATCCACGGTTTCCACAGGCCCTACTACTACTGCCACCTATAGTTAGCCCGGAATCCGCTTCGAAGTGGGGCCTGTGCACAACTCGGCGCCGGAGCTCTCCGAGCCTCTTGTCGCGACTTGACCCCGAGCAGCACCGAGTGTCGGTGCCGTACGTCAGACTGGTCCCCGGCGTCCTCCCCCCGTCATCGGCGGAGCGACCCGACCAGACGACGAAGGCCAGCAGGGCGAGCGAGCAAAAGCAGGAGGCGGTTTCCGGTGAAGATCCGGGTGGAGCGCGATGTACTCGCGGAGGCTGTGGCCTGGGTGGCCCGTAGCCTCCCGGCCCGTCCGCCGGCGCCCGTTCTCGCGGGCCTTCTGCTGAAGGCTGAGGACGGGGCCCTCAGCTTCTCGAGCTTCGACTACGAGGTCTCGGCCCGTGTCTCGGTGGACGCCGAGATCGAGGAGGACGGCACGGTCCTCGTCTCCGGGCGGCTGCTCGCCGACATCTGCCGCGCCCTGCCCAACCGTCCGGTGGAGATTTCCACAGACGGTGTACGGGCGACCGTGGCCTGCGGCTCCTCGCGATTCACACTCCACACCCTGCCTGTGGAGGAGTACCCCGCACTCCCGCAGATGCCGACCGCGACCGGCACGGTCCCCGGGGAGGTCTTCGCCTCGGCCGCCGCCCAGGTCGCCATCGCCGCCGGCCGCGACGACACGCTGCCCGTGCTGACCGGTGTGCGCATCGAGATCGAGGGCGACACCGTCACCCTCGCCTCCACCGACCGCTACCGCTTCGCGGTCCGCGAGTTCCTCTGGAAGCCGGAGAACGCCGACGCATCCGCCGTCGCGCTGGTGCCAGCCAAGACGCTGCTGGACACCGCCAAGGCGCTGACCAGCGGTGACACGGTCACCCTGGCGCTGTCGGGCTCCGGCGCCGGTGAAGGCCTCATCGGCTTCGAGGGCGCGGGCCGCCGCACGACCACCCGACTGCTCGAAGGCGACCTGCCGAAGTACCGGACGCTGTTCCCCACCGAGTTCAACTCGGTCGCGGTCATCGAGACGGCCCCCTTCGTCGAGGCCGTCAAGCGCGTCGCCCTGGTGGCCGAGCGCAACACCCCGGTCCGGCTGACCTTCGAGCAGGGCGTGCTGATCCTGGAGGCCGGCTCCAGCGACGACGCACAGGCTGTGGAGCGCGTCGACGCCGTGCTGGAGGGCGACGACATCTCGATCGCCTTCAACCCGACCTTCCTGCTCGACGGCCTGAGCGCCATCGACTCGCCGGTCGCCCAGCTCTCGTTCACGACGTCCACCAAGCCCGCGCTGCTCAGCGGCCGGCCGGCCGTGGACGCCGAGGCGGACGACGCGTACAAGTACCTGATCATGCCGGTCCGCCTCTCGGGCTGATCCGGCCACCGGCCCTGCCCCGGCAGGGCCCGTCGGGCACGTTCAGCGCCGAGCATGCCCGTCGTCCTGTCCCCGGCCGGGCGTAGGCTCGGTCCTGGGTACGAATCGGCACAACGCTAAAGGAATCTCTGATGGAGCTCGGTCTCGTCGGCCTCGGCAAGATGGGCGGCAACATGCGCGAGCGCATCCGCCGCGCAGGCCACACCGTCATCGGTTACGACCGCAACCCGGATGTCGCCGATGTCCACAGCCTCGAAGAGCTTGTGGGCAAGCTGAAGGGCCCCCGGGTCGTCTGGGTGATGGTCCCGGCGGGTGCCGCGACCCAGTCGACGATCGACGAGCTGGCCGAGCTGCTCTCGCCCGGCGACATCGTCGTGGACGGCGGGAACTCCCGCTGGACCGACGACGAGAAGCACGCGGTCGAGCTGGGCATCAAGGGCATCGGCTTCGTCGACTGCGGCGTCTCCGGCGGTGTCTGGGGCCTGGAGAACGGCTACGCGCTGATGTACGGCGGCGACCCCGAGCACGTCGCGAAGGTCCAGCCGGTCTTCGACGCCCTGAAGCCCGAGGGCGACTTCGGCTCCGTCCACGCGGGCAAGGTCGGCGCCGGCCACTTCGCGAAGATGGTCCACAACGGCATCGAGTACGCCATGATGCAGGCCTACGCCGAGGGCTGGGAGCTCCTGGAGAAGGTCGACTCCGTCACGGACGTGCGCGAGGTCTTCCGCTCCTGGCAGGAGGGCACGGTCATCCGTTCCTGGCTGCTGGACCTGGCGGTCAACGCGCTGGACGACGACGAGCACCTCGACAAGCTCCGCGGCTTCGCCGCCGACTCGGGCGAGGGCCGCTGGACGGTGGAGGCCGCGATCGACAACGCGGTGCCGCTGCCCGCCATCACCGCGTCGCTCTTCGCGCGCTTCGCCTCGCGCCAGGACGACTCCCCGCAGATGAAGATGATCGCCGCGCTGCGCAACCAGTTCGGCGGTCACGCGGTCGAGAACAAGAAGTAACCGCAACGAGGCGCGGGACGGCACAGGCTGTCCGTCCCGCCCTACGGAGCACGGAGCAGGAAGCCGGGAAGGTCGGCGCACATCATGCACGTCACGCATCTGTCGCTGGCCGACTTCCGCTCGTACGCCCGGGTCGAGGTGCCTCTCGACCCGGGCGTCACCGCGTTCGTGGGGGCCAACGGCCAGGGCAAGACCAATCTGGTCGAGGCCGTCGGCTATCTCTCGACGCTGGGCAGCCACCGCGTCTCCTCGGACGCGCCGCTGGTGCGCATGGGCGCCGAGCGGGCCGTCATCAGGGCCGCGGTCACCCAGGGCGAGCGCTCGCAGCTGATCGAGCTCGAACTCAACCCGGGCAAGGCCAACCGTGCCCGCATCAACCGATCGTCGCAGGTCAGACCGCGTGACGTGCTGGGCATCGTCCGGACGGTGCTGTTCGCGCCGGAGGACCTGGCCCTGGTGAAGGGCGATCCCGGCGAGCGCCGGCGCTTCCTGGACGAGCTGGTCACGGCGCGCTCGCCGCGGATGGCCGGGGTGCGGTCCGACTACGAGCGGGTGCTCAAGCAGCGGAACACACTGCTGAAGTCGGCCGCGATGGCGCGCCGGCACGGCGGCCGCTCCATGGACCTGTCGACGCTCGACGTCTGGGACCAGCATCTGGGCCGGGTGGGCGCCGAGCTGCTGGCGCAGCGGCTGGATCTGATCGCGACGCTTCAGCCGCTGGCCGACAAGGCGTACGCCGACGTGGCGCCGGGCGGCGGTCCGGTGACGCTGGAGTACCGCAGCTCGGTCGGTGCGGGGGTGGAGCCCGCGCGGACCCGCGGGGAGCTGTACGCGCAGCTGATCGAGGCGCTGGCCGAGGTGCGCAAGCAGGAGATCGAGCGCGGCGTGACGCTGGTCGGCCCGCACCGCGACGACCTGGTGCTGGGCCTGCGCGGGATGCCCGCGAAGGGGTACGCGAGCCACGGCGAGTCCTGGTCGTACGCGCTGGCGCTGCGGCTGGCCTCGTACGACCTGCTGCGCAGCGAGGGCAACGAACCCGTGCTGGTGCTCGACGACGTCTTCGCGGAGCTGGACGCGCGGCGCCGGGAGCGGCTGGCCGAGCTGGTGGCGCCGGGCGAGCAGGTGCTCGTGACGGCGGCGGTGGACGACGATGTGCCCGGGGTGCTGGCGGGGACGCGGTATGCGGTGTCGGCGGGCGAGGTGACGCGGCTGTGAGCGGCGACGCGGCCGGTGCGGAGCCGTCCGGGGACCGGGCGAAGCCGCCGGAGCCCTCGGGCGTGGACCTGGCGCGGGTGGCCCTGCGCGCGGCGAAGGAGCAGGCCCGGGCGCGCGGCGCTGCGGCGCAGCAGAAGAAACAGGCCAGAAGGGGCGGCGGGCTGCGCTCCGGGGCCCGCGCCGACGGCCGCGATCCGCTGCCGCTGGGGGCGGCGATCAACCGTCTGATCACCGAGCGCGGCTGGGAGACGCCGGCTGCGGTGGGCGGGGTGATGGGCCGCTGGCCGCAGATCGTGGGTGACGATCTCGCCAATCACTGTGTGCCGCTGCGTTACGACGAGGATCCGGACGAGCGGGTTCTGACCGTGCAGTGCGATTCGACGGCGTGGGCGACGCAGCTGAGGCTGCTGGCTCCGCAGCTGGTGGCCCGGCTCAACGCGGATCTGGGGCACGGCACCGTACGGCTGATCAAGGTGCTGGGGCCGGGCGGCCCGCAGCGCAGGTTCGGGCCGCTGCGGGCCCCGGGGAGTACGGGCCCCGGCGACACCTATGGCTGACCTGCTCTGACCTGGGCTTTCACCGCGCGCGGCGCGGTCCGGTGGTGCGCCCGGGAACCCGTGGGGCGCAGGTGCGTGGTGGTGGAAACCATCGGCCGGGGTACGGGCGTCCCTCACCGTAGCGGGAGGCTGACAGGCCGAAGCGCTCAATGCCCGCGTGAGCCTCTTGAGGCCCCTTCCCGAATATGGGGAGTCGTCAGGCGCTCATTCAGGGCGGCACATGCGGACTCAGGTACCGGCAAACCCCCATTCGGGTCGGCGCTACCGGTAGACTGGTGGACAATCCCGCGTCCGTGCGGGATTCGTCGATACAAGCCGAACGACGCAGCCGCTCCCGCCTGTCCGGAGAACGGCCTGTGCTGTGCCAGAAAGGGCGCTTCGTGGCCGATTCCGGCAACCCCAACGAGAACATTCCGTCCACCCCGGGTGAGAGCAGCGCTGCTCCCGCCCCGGGCGAGGTGACCGCGTCCTACGACGCCAGTGCGATCACCGTGCTCGAGGGACTGGACGCGGTCCGCAAGCGACCTGGCATGTACATCGGCTCGACCGGTGAGCGCGGTCTCCACCACCTCGTGCAAGAGGTTGTCGACAACTCGGTCGACGAGGCCATGGCCGGGCACGCGGACACCATCGACGTCACGATCCTCGCCGACGGCGGGGTGCGTGTGATCGACAACGGCCGTGGCATCCCGGTCGGCATCGTGCCGTCCGAGGGCAAGCCGGCCGTCGAGGTCGTCCTCACCGTGCTGCACGCCGGCGGCAAGTTCGGAGGAGGTGGCTACGCGGTCTCCGGCGGTCTGCACGGCGTCGGTGTCTCCGTGGTCAACGCCCTGTCCACGCGGGTCGCCGTCGAGGTCAAGACGGACGGCTACCGCTGGACCCAGGACTACAAGTTCGGCGTCCCGACCGCCCCGCTGGCCCGTAACGAGGCCACCGACGAGACGGGTACGTCGGTCACCTTCTGGGCCGACGGCGACATCTTCGAGACGACCGAGTACTCCTTCGAGACCCTCGCGCGGCGCTTCCAGGAGATGGCCTTCCTCAACAAGGGCCTCACCCTCAAGCTGACGGACGAGCGCGAGTCGGCGAAGGCGACGGCCGGTGCGGACAGCGCCGAGGCGGTGGACGTCCCCGAGGAGGAGACGACGCGCTCGGTCACGTACCACTACGAGAACGGCATCGTCGACTTCGTCAAGTACCTCAACTCCCGCAAGGGCGATGTCATCCACCAGTCGGTGATCGACATCGAGGCCGAGGACAAGGACCGCCTCCTCTCGGCCGAGATCGCGATGCAGTGGAACACGCAGTACAGCGAGGGTGTCTACTCCTTCGCCAACGCGATCCACACGCACGAGGGCGGTGCGCACGAGGAGGGCTTCCGTGCGGCGCTGACCTCGCTGGTCAACCGGTACGCGCGCGACAAGAAGCTGCTGCGCGAG
It encodes the following:
- the yidD gene encoding membrane protein insertion efficiency factor YidD, producing MKYPLLALIKLYQWTISPLLGPVCRYYPSCSHYGYTAIDRHGAIKGTALTAWRILRCNPWSPGGVDHVPPRKRPRWHELLRSAMRGNKGGDSAADVPPGGSATDLPSSAAETSPNAQGA
- a CDS encoding DciA family protein translates to MSGDAAGAEPSGDRAKPPEPSGVDLARVALRAAKEQARARGAAAQQKKQARRGGGLRSGARADGRDPLPLGAAINRLITERGWETPAAVGGVMGRWPQIVGDDLANHCVPLRYDEDPDERVLTVQCDSTAWATQLRLLAPQLVARLNADLGHGTVRLIKVLGPGGPQRRFGPLRAPGSTGPGDTYG
- the gyrB gene encoding DNA topoisomerase (ATP-hydrolyzing) subunit B, producing the protein MLCQKGRFVADSGNPNENIPSTPGESSAAPAPGEVTASYDASAITVLEGLDAVRKRPGMYIGSTGERGLHHLVQEVVDNSVDEAMAGHADTIDVTILADGGVRVIDNGRGIPVGIVPSEGKPAVEVVLTVLHAGGKFGGGGYAVSGGLHGVGVSVVNALSTRVAVEVKTDGYRWTQDYKFGVPTAPLARNEATDETGTSVTFWADGDIFETTEYSFETLARRFQEMAFLNKGLTLKLTDERESAKATAGADSAEAVDVPEEETTRSVTYHYENGIVDFVKYLNSRKGDVIHQSVIDIEAEDKDRLLSAEIAMQWNTQYSEGVYSFANAIHTHEGGAHEEGFRAALTSLVNRYARDKKLLREKDDNLTGEDVREGLTAIISVKLGEPQFEGQTKTKLGNTEAKTFVQKVVHEQLTDWFDRNPNEAADIIRKGIAASTARVAARKARDLTRRKGLLESASLPGKLSDCQSNDPTKCEIFIVEGDSAGGSAKSGRNPMYQAILPIRGKILNVEKARIDKILQNTEVQALISAFGTGVHEDFDIEKLRYHKIILMADADVDGQHINTLLLTFLFRFMRPLVEAGHVYLSRPPLYKIKWGRDDFEYAYSDRERDALVELGKQSGKRIKEDSIQRFKGLGEMNAEELRVTTMDVDHRVLGQVTLDDAAQADDLFSVLMGEDVEARRSFIQRNAKDVRFLDI
- the gnd gene encoding phosphogluconate dehydrogenase (NAD(+)-dependent, decarboxylating) — its product is MELGLVGLGKMGGNMRERIRRAGHTVIGYDRNPDVADVHSLEELVGKLKGPRVVWVMVPAGAATQSTIDELAELLSPGDIVVDGGNSRWTDDEKHAVELGIKGIGFVDCGVSGGVWGLENGYALMYGGDPEHVAKVQPVFDALKPEGDFGSVHAGKVGAGHFAKMVHNGIEYAMMQAYAEGWELLEKVDSVTDVREVFRSWQEGTVIRSWLLDLAVNALDDDEHLDKLRGFAADSGEGRWTVEAAIDNAVPLPAITASLFARFASRQDDSPQMKMIAALRNQFGGHAVENKK
- a CDS encoding R3H domain-containing nucleic acid-binding protein; this translates as MTEGTTSTAAEGSDTLTRLEQEGEIAADYLEGLLDIADLDGDIDMDVEADRAAVSIISESARELQKLVGRDGEVLEALQELTRLAVHRETGDRSRLMLDIAGFRAKKRTELAELGAKAADEVKSTGAPVKLDPMTPFERKVVHDAVAAAGLRSESEGEEPQRFVVVLPA
- the dnaN gene encoding DNA polymerase III subunit beta; the encoded protein is MKIRVERDVLAEAVAWVARSLPARPPAPVLAGLLLKAEDGALSFSSFDYEVSARVSVDAEIEEDGTVLVSGRLLADICRALPNRPVEISTDGVRATVACGSSRFTLHTLPVEEYPALPQMPTATGTVPGEVFASAAAQVAIAAGRDDTLPVLTGVRIEIEGDTVTLASTDRYRFAVREFLWKPENADASAVALVPAKTLLDTAKALTSGDTVTLALSGSGAGEGLIGFEGAGRRTTTRLLEGDLPKYRTLFPTEFNSVAVIETAPFVEAVKRVALVAERNTPVRLTFEQGVLILEAGSSDDAQAVERVDAVLEGDDISIAFNPTFLLDGLSAIDSPVAQLSFTTSTKPALLSGRPAVDAEADDAYKYLIMPVRLSG
- the rnpA gene encoding ribonuclease P protein component encodes the protein MLPTENRLRRREDFATAVRRGRRAGRPLLVVHLRSGATDPHVTGETAPPPRAGFVVSKAVGGAVVRTAVKRKLRHLVRERLALLPPGSLVVVRALPGAGDADHEQLARDLDAALQRLLGGGAR
- the recF gene encoding DNA replication/repair protein RecF (All proteins in this family for which functions are known are DNA-binding proteins that assist the filamentation of RecA onto DNA for the initiation of recombination or recombinational repair.): MHVTHLSLADFRSYARVEVPLDPGVTAFVGANGQGKTNLVEAVGYLSTLGSHRVSSDAPLVRMGAERAVIRAAVTQGERSQLIELELNPGKANRARINRSSQVRPRDVLGIVRTVLFAPEDLALVKGDPGERRRFLDELVTARSPRMAGVRSDYERVLKQRNTLLKSAAMARRHGGRSMDLSTLDVWDQHLGRVGAELLAQRLDLIATLQPLADKAYADVAPGGGPVTLEYRSSVGAGVEPARTRGELYAQLIEALAEVRKQEIERGVTLVGPHRDDLVLGLRGMPAKGYASHGESWSYALALRLASYDLLRSEGNEPVLVLDDVFAELDARRRERLAELVAPGEQVLVTAAVDDDVPGVLAGTRYAVSAGEVTRL
- the yidC gene encoding membrane protein insertase YidC gives rise to the protein MDTIASLFSFITWPVSWVIVQFHKLYGAIFGPDTGWAWGLSIVSLVVLIRICLIPLFVKQIKSTRNMQVLQPKMKAIQERYKSDKQRQSEEMMKLYKETGTNPLSSCLPIIAQSPFFFALYHVLSAIASNKKIGVIDQSLLDSARQAHIFGAPLAAKFMDSAEKVDALGASLTDVRVVTAVMIVMMSASQFFTQRQLMTKNVDLTVKTPYMQQQKMLMYIFPLIFAVMGINFPVGVLVYWLTTNVWTMGQQMYVINQNPTPGSKAQEQYLGRLLKSVTTHGEVRGRTRRNTVKRIVAKGPDRNDIERKFVTGLAKLGLAPQEDGSVVKSDTAVAEAEGGAPQRRQQPKRQTKAKRQTGAGHQGTAKDGEADESTAKTSLDKGAAQTEKPKPAGKPASGSSRQAKSGQRKGPQRPKHPSKK
- the rpmH gene encoding 50S ribosomal protein L34, which gives rise to MSKRTFQPNNRRRAKTHGFRLRMRTRAGRAILASRRGKGRASLSA
- the dnaA gene encoding chromosomal replication initiator protein DnaA, with translation MADVPADLAAVWPRVLEQLLGEGQQGIEPKDKQWIERCQPLALVADTALLAVPNEWGKRVLEGRLAPLISETLSRECGRTIRIAITVDDSAGEPPNPPAPPMHQSQQPQQHQQQQSPQHRYQGPQHDERQHGGNDGYDGYGHRPSDDGMPTARPAYPDYQQQRPEPGAWPRTQEDLSWQQPRLGGFQDRDTSAEQWREPYGGGRPQQHDYRQQPPERQGQGGYEPQRPERHEMQEPQHRQGGGTGRPGGSTGPMGAQPAPAPGPGEPHARLNPKYLFDTFVIGASNRFAHAAAVAVAEAPAKAYNPLFIYGESGLGKTHLLHAIGHYARSLYPGTRVRYVSSEEFTNEFINSIRDGKGDTFRKRYRDVDILLVDDIQFLASKESTQEEFFHTFNTLHNANKQIVLSSDRPPKQLVTLEDRLRNRFEWGLTTDVQPPELETRIAILRKKAVQEQLNAPPEVLEFIASRISRNIRELEGALIRVTAFASLNRQPVDLGLTEIVLKDLIPGGEDSAPEITATAIMAATADYFGLTVEDLCGSSRSRVLVTARQIAMYLCRELTDLSLPKIGAQFGGRDHTTVMHADRKIRALMAERRSIYNQVTELTNRIKNG